In the Chromatiaceae bacterium genome, one interval contains:
- a CDS encoding NAD(P)-binding protein, producing MATPSDEMNTKLTWRRFEDGENQWDSFTDKIFREDTSHKCPTYVHKTPPCQGSCPSGEDIRGWLAIVRGQEKPAGEMEMGEYAFRRSTDANPFPSMMGRVCPAPCQDGCNRNEVEDFVGINAVEQWIGDNALAKGYKFEVGPTTGRKVAIIGGGPAGMAAAYQLRRKGHGVTIFESQPELGGMMRYGIPNYRIPRDKLAGEIQRILDMGEIEARTSTRVGEDVTVEQLEKDFDAVLWAVGCWTGRGLPVPGWDGTPNCVSGVAFLKAFNEGRMKVTADKVVCVGGGDTSIDVVSVARRLGHIEQTNPTDRPELVVHDGFVAHDSAVTAAAQGAIVTLTSLFPKSSMTAAEHEVHDALHEGVTILDEVMPVEVILGADGRATGLKIAKCTMDGGRPVPIEGTEQVLEADLIVSAIGQGGDLSGLEVLDNGRGLINADSFYQVPDREKHFVAGDIIRPHLLTTAIGQASVAADSIDEFLQKKDHKKRPKVDVHHFNLDKKLVEAGLAPEHFDVSERGDLRGTSSENFAVHNYEDRSFAEVIPHDELFLAHFAYTPRIARKEEVPSADDVLGHFHERLIGLEDAQAVDEAKRCMSCGMCFECDNCVIFCPQDAVYRVDKKEATTGRYVATDYARCIGCHICSDVCPTGYIKMGLGE from the coding sequence ATGGCAACTCCTAGCGATGAGATGAACACCAAGCTGACGTGGCGCCGTTTCGAAGACGGCGAGAATCAGTGGGACTCCTTCACGGACAAGATCTTCCGGGAGGATACGTCGCACAAATGCCCGACCTATGTGCACAAGACGCCTCCTTGCCAGGGCAGCTGCCCGTCCGGTGAGGACATCCGCGGCTGGCTCGCGATCGTTCGCGGCCAGGAGAAGCCGGCGGGTGAAATGGAAATGGGTGAATACGCTTTCCGCCGTTCGACCGATGCCAACCCGTTCCCGTCGATGATGGGCCGCGTTTGCCCGGCGCCCTGCCAAGACGGTTGCAACCGTAACGAAGTCGAAGATTTCGTCGGCATCAACGCCGTCGAGCAGTGGATCGGCGACAACGCCTTGGCCAAGGGCTACAAGTTCGAAGTCGGTCCGACCACCGGCCGCAAGGTCGCGATCATCGGCGGCGGTCCGGCCGGCATGGCGGCTGCTTATCAACTGCGCCGTAAAGGCCACGGTGTGACCATCTTCGAATCGCAGCCGGAACTCGGCGGCATGATGCGCTACGGCATCCCGAACTACCGCATTCCGCGCGACAAACTGGCAGGCGAGATCCAGCGCATACTCGATATGGGTGAGATCGAGGCTCGCACCAGCACACGCGTCGGCGAAGACGTGACTGTCGAGCAACTCGAGAAGGATTTCGACGCCGTGCTTTGGGCGGTAGGTTGCTGGACCGGTCGCGGTCTGCCTGTCCCGGGTTGGGACGGTACGCCGAACTGCGTGTCCGGCGTGGCCTTCCTCAAGGCGTTCAACGAAGGCCGCATGAAGGTTACGGCTGACAAGGTCGTGTGCGTCGGTGGTGGTGACACCTCGATCGACGTCGTCTCGGTCGCGCGTCGTCTCGGCCACATCGAGCAGACCAACCCGACCGATCGTCCGGAACTGGTCGTGCATGACGGCTTCGTAGCGCACGACTCCGCGGTGACCGCCGCTGCGCAAGGTGCAATCGTCACGCTGACCTCGCTGTTCCCGAAGAGCAGCATGACCGCAGCCGAGCACGAGGTGCACGATGCGTTGCACGAGGGTGTCACGATCCTCGACGAGGTGATGCCCGTCGAGGTGATCCTCGGTGCTGACGGCCGTGCAACCGGTCTCAAGATCGCCAAGTGCACCATGGACGGTGGCCGTCCGGTTCCGATCGAAGGGACCGAGCAGGTGCTCGAGGCCGATCTGATCGTCTCGGCGATCGGGCAGGGTGGCGATCTGAGCGGTCTCGAAGTGCTCGACAACGGCCGTGGCCTGATCAATGCCGACAGCTTCTATCAGGTCCCGGACCGTGAGAAGCATTTCGTAGCCGGCGACATCATCCGTCCGCACCTGTTGACGACCGCGATCGGTCAGGCTTCGGTCGCAGCGGATTCGATCGACGAGTTCCTGCAGAAGAAGGATCACAAGAAGCGTCCCAAGGTCGACGTGCACCACTTCAACCTGGACAAGAAGCTGGTTGAGGCAGGCCTGGCACCGGAGCATTTCGACGTCAGTGAGCGCGGTGATCTGCGCGGTACCTCGAGTGAAAACTTTGCGGTTCACAACTACGAGGACCGTTCGTTCGCCGAGGTCATTCCGCACGACGAACTGTTCCTCGCGCACTTCGCATACACGCCGCGTATCGCGCGGAAAGAGGAAGTGCCGTCAGCGGACGATGTACTGGGTCATTTCCACGAGCGTCTGATCGGTCTGGAAGATGCACAGGCCGTGGATGAGGCCAAGCGGTGCATGAGCTGCGGTATGTGCTTCGAATGCGACAACTGCGTCATCTTCTGTCCCCAGGATGCGGTCTATCGCGTCGACAAGAAGGAGGCGACCACAGGTCGTTACGTGGCCACCGACTATGCACGTTGTATCGGTTGTCATATTTGCTCGGATGTCTGCCCGACCGGCTACATCAAGATGGGCCTCGGTGAGTAA
- the nrfD gene encoding polysulfide reductase NrfD, whose protein sequence is MKKIHYREWDIESPRYWGLLAVLAAIVAVGGFATLYMEHEGHWVTGMTNQIVWGTPHVFAIFLIVAASGALNVASIGSVFGQKMYKPLARLSGLMAITLLVGGLIVLVLDLGQPGRLIVAMTTYNFKSIFAWNIYLYVGFIAIVAVYLFTMMERKANDYSKGLGVVAFIWRLALTTGTGSIFGFLVARQGYDAAIMAPMFIIMSFAYGLALYLLVLMFAFNSEGRPLGDKVLRRLKNLLGVFVAAVFYFTLVYHLTNLYGTENHEFEAFILRDGGVYTWTFWIGWVLLGMLVPMGILFHPALGTQRGAITIAALLVVLGGLSAIYVIVIGGQAFPLNMFPGHTIIESGYFDGVNGAARHYSPSLPEFLLGIGGFALAILATFVGVRLLQFLPASLSDEAVDPHSAN, encoded by the coding sequence ATGAAAAAGATTCACTACCGCGAATGGGATATCGAGAGTCCACGCTACTGGGGACTGCTCGCGGTATTGGCGGCGATTGTCGCGGTCGGCGGCTTTGCGACGCTCTACATGGAGCACGAGGGCCACTGGGTCACCGGCATGACCAATCAGATCGTGTGGGGCACGCCGCACGTGTTCGCGATCTTCCTGATCGTCGCGGCTTCTGGCGCGCTGAACGTGGCGTCGATCGGTTCGGTGTTCGGCCAGAAGATGTACAAGCCGCTGGCGCGACTTTCCGGCCTGATGGCGATCACGCTGCTGGTCGGCGGTCTGATCGTGTTGGTGCTGGACCTCGGTCAGCCGGGTCGCCTGATCGTGGCGATGACCACGTACAACTTCAAATCGATATTTGCCTGGAACATCTATCTGTACGTGGGGTTCATCGCGATCGTTGCGGTCTACCTGTTCACGATGATGGAACGCAAGGCGAACGACTACAGCAAGGGCTTGGGCGTCGTGGCATTCATCTGGCGCCTCGCGTTGACCACCGGTACCGGGTCGATCTTCGGTTTTCTCGTCGCTCGCCAGGGTTACGATGCGGCCATCATGGCGCCGATGTTCATCATCATGTCGTTTGCCTACGGGTTGGCGTTGTACCTGCTGGTACTGATGTTCGCGTTCAACAGCGAAGGTCGTCCATTGGGTGACAAGGTGTTGCGCCGTCTCAAGAATCTGCTCGGCGTGTTCGTCGCGGCGGTATTCTACTTCACGCTGGTGTACCACCTGACCAACCTCTATGGCACCGAGAACCACGAGTTCGAGGCGTTCATCCTGCGGGACGGCGGCGTCTATACCTGGACGTTCTGGATCGGTTGGGTGTTGCTCGGAATGCTGGTCCCGATGGGTATCCTGTTCCATCCGGCGCTCGGTACCCAGCGGGGTGCGATCACGATCGCGGCACTGCTGGTCGTGCTGGGCGGCCTGTCCGCGATCTACGTGATCGTGATCGGCGGTCAGGCGTTCCCGCTCAACATGTTCCCCGGTCACACCATCATCGAGTCGGGATACTTCGACGGTGTGAATGGTGCCGCGCGTCACTACTCCCCGTCGCTGCCCGAGTTCCTGCTCGGAATCGGCGGATTTGCGCTGGCCATACTGGCGACCTTCGTGGGCGTGCGTCTGCTGCAGTTCCTTCCGGCGTCGCTGTCCGACGAAGCGGTCGACCCGCATTCCGCGAATTGA
- a CDS encoding sulfur reduction protein DsrS, producing MELSQQDTLRLNVLLANRPQAIRINESTMTVFGLSEKGEAQVQLNPSGRHDQYLKRVKELLSGHVLGSPGGYPVYLQRWTRMGQMRDDSLEQLLLLGEPEAVVAAVSAQGLTDELARRAWWAMEDASNARHMLAKAAVVEGAMGRVLADYLVEHLPFESEPEQQIETVRLVLQPGLLDEDATLGLWRKAQRKPAYYVGFIGACPDDLPGAGGAHPALADLGPALQKLARGGNPVAALLHRVLSAPGQVFVDTVFRIFDKPSNQDVVNLALDYVAGYFAAARPEGRPDAPLEALIAEADAWLTRDPAARALAAVPHIDTGLLRVLRVMSGLGYGVVRPVFGDSTAIGSLMRRKLQPVLTPLLTELGRLSDKK from the coding sequence ATAGAACTTTCCCAGCAAGACACCCTGCGGCTCAACGTGTTGTTGGCGAATCGCCCGCAGGCGATTCGCATCAACGAATCGACGATGACGGTGTTCGGGCTGTCAGAGAAGGGTGAGGCGCAGGTTCAGCTCAATCCTTCCGGTCGCCATGACCAGTATCTCAAACGCGTCAAGGAACTGTTGTCCGGGCACGTGCTCGGCTCGCCGGGCGGCTACCCGGTGTATCTGCAGCGTTGGACGCGCATGGGACAGATGCGCGACGACAGCCTCGAGCAATTGCTGCTGCTGGGTGAACCCGAGGCGGTGGTGGCTGCCGTTTCGGCCCAGGGGTTGACTGACGAGCTGGCACGCCGCGCCTGGTGGGCCATGGAAGACGCGTCCAACGCGCGCCATATGCTGGCCAAGGCCGCGGTCGTCGAGGGTGCGATGGGCCGCGTGCTTGCCGACTATCTCGTCGAACACCTGCCGTTCGAGAGCGAGCCGGAGCAGCAGATCGAGACGGTGCGCCTGGTGCTGCAACCCGGTTTGCTCGACGAAGACGCCACGCTCGGCCTGTGGCGCAAGGCGCAACGCAAGCCGGCGTATTACGTCGGCTTCATCGGCGCGTGTCCGGACGACCTGCCCGGCGCGGGCGGCGCGCATCCCGCACTCGCCGACCTCGGCCCGGCGCTGCAGAAGCTCGCCCGGGGCGGCAATCCGGTCGCCGCGCTGCTGCATCGCGTGCTATCGGCACCCGGTCAGGTGTTCGTCGACACCGTGTTTCGCATCTTCGACAAGCCGTCCAACCAGGATGTCGTCAACCTCGCGCTCGACTATGTCGCCGGGTATTTTGCCGCTGCCCGACCCGAGGGGCGTCCCGATGCGCCGCTGGAGGCGTTGATCGCGGAGGCGGATGCCTGGCTGACCCGGGATCCGGCGGCACGGGCGCTGGCGGCGGTGCCGCATATAGACACCGGTCTGCTGCGCGTGCTGCGGGTGATGTCCGGACTGGGGTACGGGGTCGTGCGGCCGGTGTTCGGCGACAGCACCGCGATCGGCAGTCTGATGCGTCGCAAGCTGCAGCCGGTCCTGACCCCGCTGCTGACCGAACTCGGTCGGCTGTCGGACAAAAAATAG
- a CDS encoding iron-sulfur cluster assembly accessory protein: MFKVTPQAAKQVKVAAEQGGTVGMALRLAAQQRADGSIDYRMGFDEATEDDIRFSTEGVQIVMAPEYVPLLDAATLDFVELQPGEAQFIFLNPKDPNYVPPAEN; this comes from the coding sequence ATGTTTAAAGTGACGCCGCAGGCGGCGAAGCAGGTCAAGGTCGCCGCCGAGCAGGGCGGTACGGTCGGAATGGCGTTGCGTCTGGCGGCGCAGCAGCGTGCGGACGGCAGTATCGACTACCGCATGGGTTTCGACGAGGCCACCGAGGACGATATACGTTTCAGCACCGAGGGGGTGCAGATCGTGATGGCCCCCGAGTACGTCCCGTTGCTGGATGCGGCGACGCTGGATTTCGTCGAACTCCAGCCTGGCGAGGCACAGTTCATCTTTCTGAACCCGAAAGACCCCAATTACGTCCCTCCGGCTGAGAACTGA
- a CDS encoding 4Fe-4S dicluster domain-containing protein: MSQPTDQSPNKGRRDFLTGATGVAAATAVAPGVFLQSVANAAPRATAVTDDVRYGMLIDTTKCADGCKDCVDACDKENGLDMIGKPEGADDAVWEMQRPRWIRQVKLQNNLTGRVTTLPMMCQHCEKPPCVDVCPTGASFRRADGIVMVDRHTCIGCRYCMMACPYNARTFIHESVELKPTVAPRGKGCVESCNFCVQRRDNGGTTTACQDACQHGAIVFGDLKDPNSAVSQALAKYPNVEIRADLKLNTGVRYTDV, from the coding sequence ATGAGTCAACCGACCGATCAGTCGCCCAACAAGGGGCGTCGTGACTTCCTGACCGGCGCGACCGGTGTCGCGGCGGCGACCGCGGTCGCCCCCGGCGTGTTCCTGCAGTCGGTGGCGAATGCCGCGCCACGCGCCACCGCCGTCACTGACGACGTGCGTTACGGCATGTTGATCGATACCACCAAGTGTGCGGATGGATGCAAGGATTGCGTCGATGCGTGTGACAAGGAAAACGGCTTGGACATGATCGGCAAGCCGGAAGGCGCAGATGACGCGGTGTGGGAAATGCAGCGTCCGCGTTGGATCCGCCAGGTGAAGCTGCAGAACAATCTCACCGGGCGTGTCACGACGCTGCCGATGATGTGCCAGCATTGCGAGAAACCGCCGTGCGTGGACGTTTGTCCGACCGGTGCTTCGTTCCGCCGCGCGGACGGTATCGTGATGGTCGACCGGCATACCTGTATCGGCTGTCGCTACTGCATGATGGCGTGTCCCTATAACGCGCGTACCTTCATTCACGAGAGTGTCGAGCTCAAGCCGACCGTTGCGCCGCGCGGCAAGGGTTGCGTCGAGAGCTGCAATTTCTGCGTGCAGCGGCGCGACAACGGTGGCACGACCACCGCGTGCCAGGACGCATGTCAGCACGGCGCGATCGTTTTCGGTGATCTCAAGGATCCGAACAGTGCGGTTTCCCAGGCCCTGGCGAAGTATCCGAACGTGGAGATCCGCGCCGATCTGAAGCTGAATACCGGCGTCCGTTACACCGACGTCTGA
- a CDS encoding sulfur reduction protein DsrJ, whose translation MSKPGRDNQAGAEKAMKGKLGIGLLLTFCLAAFGAFGTVHAAQGVEGTARADKLDACVAPTAFMRRNHFELIEHQRDITVHEGIRKTDNSLAGCVDCHVRKDAQGNHVPVNAPGEFCSACHEFAGASLDCFTCHATRPTGN comes from the coding sequence GTGAGTAAACCGGGTAGGGATAATCAGGCAGGGGCCGAAAAGGCAATGAAAGGTAAGTTAGGCATCGGTTTGCTGCTGACGTTTTGTCTGGCCGCATTCGGCGCGTTCGGCACTGTGCATGCTGCACAGGGTGTGGAAGGGACGGCAAGGGCCGACAAGCTGGACGCTTGCGTGGCGCCGACCGCGTTTATGCGCCGCAACCACTTCGAGCTGATCGAGCATCAGCGCGATATCACGGTGCATGAAGGCATCCGCAAGACCGACAACAGTCTGGCGGGTTGCGTCGATTGCCACGTCCGCAAGGATGCGCAGGGCAATCACGTTCCGGTCAACGCACCGGGCGAGTTCTGCTCGGCCTGCCACGAGTTCGCAGGTGCGTCGCTGGACTGCTTCACCTGCCATGCCACCAGGCCCACGGGGAACTGA
- a CDS encoding cobyrinate a,c-diamide synthase, translated as MGHVYISAAHKSSGKTTLSIGLCAALRAAGKTVQPFKKGPDYIDPLWLGQAAGRPCHNLDFYTMQRAEIDDLFATEMQGADIGIIEGNKGLYDGLALDGSNSNAALAAQLGSPIVLVLDSQGMTRGVAPLILGYQAFEPAINIVGVILNKVGGSRHEAKLRAVIEHYTDVRVLGAVQRSDALLINERHLGLVPSNERGDSEAHIERMAQVIRDQVDLDTLLAMSEQGGVPGARTVPISPAGGPRVRIGYASDSAFGFYYAGDLAALGAAGADLVPFSPLRDRQLPACDALFLGGGFPETHMEQLERNADMRAAVAGFIERGGPAYAECGGLMYLCERLTWAGKTRNMAGVLPGEVVMHAKPQGRGYVQLRETADHPWPGSPGEGEPIPGHEFHYSALANVPDGLRFAYRVDRGVGLDGIHDGIVYRNLLASYAHRRDTRSHPWARRFVEFVRSRGGGV; from the coding sequence ATGGGTCACGTCTACATATCCGCCGCGCACAAGTCGTCCGGCAAGACCACGCTCAGCATCGGTCTGTGTGCGGCATTGCGCGCCGCCGGCAAGACGGTGCAGCCCTTCAAGAAAGGGCCCGACTACATCGATCCTCTGTGGCTCGGCCAGGCCGCGGGCCGTCCGTGCCACAACCTCGATTTCTACACCATGCAGCGTGCGGAGATCGACGATCTTTTTGCGACCGAGATGCAGGGCGCGGACATCGGTATCATCGAGGGCAACAAAGGACTCTACGATGGCCTTGCGCTGGACGGCAGCAACAGCAATGCCGCGCTCGCCGCGCAGCTCGGTTCGCCGATCGTGTTGGTGCTCGACAGCCAGGGAATGACCCGCGGAGTCGCTCCGCTGATCCTGGGCTATCAGGCGTTCGAACCGGCGATCAACATCGTAGGTGTGATCCTGAACAAGGTCGGCGGCAGTCGGCACGAGGCGAAGCTCCGTGCAGTGATCGAGCACTACACCGACGTGCGCGTGCTGGGTGCGGTGCAGCGCAGCGACGCATTGCTGATCAACGAGCGGCATCTCGGTCTGGTGCCAAGCAACGAACGCGGCGACAGCGAAGCGCACATCGAACGCATGGCGCAGGTAATCCGCGACCAGGTCGACCTTGACACCCTGCTGGCGATGTCCGAGCAGGGCGGCGTGCCCGGGGCTCGAACGGTACCCATATCGCCCGCTGGCGGCCCGCGCGTGCGCATCGGTTACGCGAGCGATTCGGCGTTCGGTTTCTACTACGCAGGTGATCTGGCGGCACTCGGTGCTGCCGGCGCCGACCTGGTGCCGTTCAGTCCCCTGCGCGATCGGCAGTTGCCCGCGTGCGACGCGCTGTTTCTCGGTGGGGGCTTCCCCGAGACCCATATGGAGCAGCTCGAGCGCAACGCCGACATGCGCGCCGCAGTTGCCGGTTTCATCGAACGGGGTGGTCCGGCCTATGCCGAGTGCGGTGGATTGATGTACCTGTGCGAACGCCTGACCTGGGCAGGAAAGACGCGTAATATGGCCGGCGTACTGCCGGGCGAAGTCGTGATGCATGCCAAGCCGCAGGGGCGGGGTTATGTCCAGCTGCGCGAGACGGCCGACCACCCGTGGCCGGGTTCGCCGGGGGAAGGCGAGCCGATTCCCGGCCACGAGTTTCATTACTCGGCGTTGGCGAACGTACCGGACGGTCTGCGGTTTGCATACCGGGTCGACCGGGGTGTCGGCCTCGACGGGATACACGACGGCATCGTCTACAGGAATCTTCTGGCCAGTTATGCGCACCGGCGCGACACCCGTTCGCACCCCTGGGCGCGGCGCTTCGTCGAGTTTGTCCGATCCCGCGGCGGCGGTGTCTGA